The following nucleotide sequence is from Caldicellulosiruptor saccharolyticus DSM 8903.
ACTTTTATCACTCCTTGACTCGATTAAATCTAAAAAGGCCTCTAAACGCGTTTTTAGCCCCACATCACCTTCCATTTCATCTACCACAATGTGCAATAGAGGCACTCTAAGTTCATTTCTGAGATTAGCCAATACAGACTTTGCTATTATCTCTGGCATACACGTGAGAGGAAAGACATGAACCACACCTGCAAAATGTTTACTTTCAAACCATTTCGTGTAGGCAATTGTCTCTCTTGCGTGACCACCAATTAGATTTTCCATTATGTCTTTTGAATATCTTTTTACAACTGGGTCTTTTTTTCTCAGCAATGGATATATCAAATGATTGTCGATCCAGTATGAAATATATAGATTTCTCTCCACCTCATATCCCATGTCTCCTATTATCTTTTCAATATTGAGATTTGCAAAGTCATCTATAATGGTATATATCTCACCTACAATTCCAATCTTTTTTACATTTTCATCCACTACATACACATTATCTAAAAGTACATTAGTTGTTTCTATTAACTTTTTCATTTGCTCAATGCCCTTTGTTTTCAAAGCTTCAATTCTAAATCGATTATATATCTTATCAACATTTCCTTTTACCATTTCCCTGGGTCTTAGAAAATGCACTCTTTTTTCAATCCTGTCAATCATCTTTGCCAAACTATAGATTTTAGGCAAAATACCAATTAAGTTTTTCTTGGCAAAGACCTTCCCTGCTTCAGATAAAAAATTTTTAACTCCATAATGAAGTGGTTCAATTACAATCATCTGAACGTCAAATCCAGCGTCTTTTAAGATCTCTTTTTGAAGTGCACCATAGTATCCAAACCTGCACGGTCCACATCCACCAAACATCACAATTGTATCAGCCCCCATTTCAATTGCCTGAACAAAGTTTCCTACGTTGAGCTTAAACGGCATACATATAAACTCAGGTGAGTAGTTTTTACCAATCTCCAAAGTCTTTCTGTTATTCGGTGGTGGGACAATGACTTCAAATCCAAGTTCTTCAAAAAGTGGTTTTGCAACCATGTAGAGATTACCCATGTGCGGAAATGTAATTTTCATTTTCTTCCCTCCATCCAATCATATCAATAAAAGCTTCTATTCTTGTCTGAATTCCGAGGTTGGCAGAATGTTCATCTAAAGTAATACAAAGATAAGGCAAATTTAATATCTTGCATCTTCTTCTAATTAGTTCTTCTAAAATGGAATCTATTCCACAACCAAACGTCATTAGATATACAATTCCGTCAAGTTTTAAATTTTTCTGAGTCCAGTAAAAATATTCATAAATGTTTTGAGCAGTTGACCAAAAGAAAGGTTTTTGTAACTCAACTGTAATCTCTTTGTCTGAAATGTGATGGTATAAAGGATAGATTGGATTATAGCCACTATCCTTTATAATTTGCAGAATTCCTTTATTGAGATTATTGTCAAAGATGACATAACTGTGCCCCAAGACTAAAATATTCTTTTTGTCTTTTGCAATTGGCGGCAAATATTCAAAAAACTTGCTATTAGCAAAGCCTTCTACAATCTTTTTCAATCGTCTTTTATCATTTGTGAAATGTTTGCCAAATTCGACTAAAAAATCATTTACATAAGACGTCCCATTTCTTAAGTTCAGCTCTGGTGAAATTATCCTCATGTGAGCATAATGTGTTTTTACTAAGTCAGGAATTCCAATAATTTTAGGACATGAATAAGTTCTATACCGAAGTGAGGTCAGCCTTGGCAGTAAAATAGCATCAACTTTTTTGTATTTTACTAAGTATTCAATGTGACCCATGAATACCTTTGCGGGCATACAAATCTCTTCTATGCTATTTTGTACTCCAAACTCTACCATCTCGTTTGTTGTAGGTCCAGAGAAGATTACTTCTGACTCATCTGATATTTCTGAGAGGAAATTAGCCAAAAATTTTTCCATTCCTATATAACAAAAGCTATTTGGAATTCCTACTTTCATGTTTTTCTTCCTCCTTTCTAACTTCCTATTTCTAATTGACCATTTACATATTATCCCCATATTCACCTTAAAAAATACAAAAAAACAAGGGACTGCCCCACAAGATGAACTGACAGCCCCTTATCTTCAGAGGTTTATTCACTTTTTCTGCATTATTTATTATGGTTTCAAACATTTAGAATTATGTCATTAGACAACCTCTTGTAAAAGTCGCATACATTGTTTATAATGCATTCACTACACTTAGGTTTTCTTGCTTTACATGTAGCCCTTCCATGATAAACCATGAGATTGCTAAATGTAGTGTACATGTCAAAAGGAACTATTTTTCTCAGTTCAAACTCTATCTTGTCAGGGTCTTTGCTTTTCACAAAACCAATTCTGTTTGAAAGTCTCATACAATGTGTGTCAACTATTATGGAAGGTACTCCAAAGATGTTTGCCATTATGACATTTGCTGTTTTTCTACCCACACCTTTCAGCTTTGTTAACGCTTCAATGCTATCTGGCAAAGCACCATTGTACTTATCAATGAGAATCTTTGCTGTTTCTTTTATGCTCTTTGCTTTGTTTTTATAAAATCCAACAGGTTTTATGTCTCTTTCCAACTCTTCCAAATTAGCATTTGCAAAGTGCTCAAGAGTAGGATACTTTTTGAAAAGCTTAGTTGTTATCTTATTTACACGTTCATCAGTACTCTGTGCTGCTAAAATTGTTGCTATTAAAAGCTCATATGGTTTATTATAATCTAAGGTACACTTTGGCTCTGGGTAGATCTCTAAAAGTTTTTCTATTACGTATATTGCCTTTTGTGTTTTTGTAATTTTTGGTCACTCCCTATTTGTTTTTTAGATATTTTTAAAAATGACCAAAAAAGGAGGAGGTTTAAAGATGATTATTAGGAAGGCCACAATCTCTGACATACCACAAATTTTATCAATTTATAACTACGAAGTTTTAAACTCATCCTCAACATTTGATACCCGACCAAAGTCTACCGAGGATTTTTTAAAGTTATTTGATATGCACAGTTATAAATACCCAATTTACGTAGTTGAAGATGGTACGAACTCAATAATTGGCTATGGTTATCTTTCGCCTTTTTCTGATAAAGAAGGATACTCTATTACTGTGGAAGATTCTATATATATTCATCACCTTCACAGAGGCAAAGGTATTGGCAAAATGCTTTTAAAATTTTTGATCCAAAAGGCCAGAGAAAAAGGATTTAAAAATATAATTGCTAAAATTTGTGCTGAAAATCAACCAAGCCTTAACTTGCACAAATCCTTAGGATTTGTTGAGGTTGGGAAACTATATAGTGTAGGTTATAAATTTAACAGATATTTAGATGTTATCATTTTGCAACTAAATCTCTGAATTTGCTTAACACAAGTTTTGAGTTTTCAAAGAGCCACTTGATCTCATTGACCTTTAAAGAATAAATTACAATTGAGTATGAAACCACTCCAACAAATATCTGGATTGCTAAATTTATTGTGCGTGTTAAAAACAAATAAGGTGTTGTTATATATACAAATTTCTTTGTGAGAATAATTGCTATTAACATACACACTGATGCAAAAATTGCTTTTAAAAGGACAACTAACGAATTTTTTAAATCTATTTTCCCTATTTTCTCAATTAAGCTTCTCAAAAGTAAAAATACTGATACATATGCCACAATACTTGTCCCAAGAGCCAAACCTCTGTGCTGCAAAAACCTCACAAGAATTACATTTAAAATAATGTTAACAGCAACAGCAAATATCCCGTTTTTCATAGGTGTCAATGTATCTTGGATTGAATAAAATGTCCTGCTGAGTATATCTCTTACTGCATAGCCTAAATACCCTAAGGAGAAAAACATAAGTGCGCCACTTGTAAGGTATGTGGACTTTCTATTAAACGCTCCTCTTTCGTAAACAACTTGGACTATTTCATTGCTAAGAATAAAAACTCCAAATGTAATTGGAATCATTATCAAAATTAGAGAGTTAATTGAAAGTATCAAATACTTTTTAAACTCTTCTTGTTGGCTACTTGAAAAAAACCGTGAGAGATAAGGGTAAATAACTGCTGAAATTGAAGCACTAAAGATACCATAAACTAAGCCGTTGAGTTTATCAGCATAGTTTAATGCTGAAATACTTCCTTCTTGTAAATATGAAGCTAAATACCTATCCACAAAAGAGTTTAATGACATCACAGATGAACCAATAAAAACTGGCAAGACAAGCTTAAACATTTTTCGTAGATATTCATCGTTTATATTAAAATCAAGTTCCCATTTAAAGCTTTTTTTCTTAGCAAATGGTATTTGAAATATCACCATTGAAAAATACCCTAAAACAAAGGCAATTGCAACAGCGTATATATCGAACAAATCTTTGAGGAAAGCAGAAAGAATGATTATTGCGTTAAAAGGGAGTCCTACCAATACTGGAATAACAAAATTTTCATTTGATTGTAGAAAACCTTGGAATATATAATTAGCCCCTAAAAAGATTATATAAAAGAAAGTAATCCTCATAAGCTGTGAAGTAAGCTGCTTTTTTTGCAAATCAAAGCCTTTAAATATTATGTCAACTATAAAAGGTGAAAAAATCCAACCAATGATTGCAATCAAAAGAGCAGAAGTCACAATTAAAAAAAGAGCTTTGTTTACAAACCTATTTGCTCTTTGTCTTCCTTCTTTTACCACTATTTCATTGTAAATTGGTATAAATGTTGTTGAAAATGAAGCCAATATGCTTGCAAAAAAAACGCCCGGCAACAGCTGGGCAGCAATTAGTGAATCTAATTTATAGCTTGTCCCATAAAATGCACCTAACACAACCTCGCGAAAAAATCCAAATATCTTTGACAATATTGTTGCCACTACCACCAAAAAGGTAGCTTTTGTAATCCTTTTTGCATTCTCAGACATGCAAGACCGCCTTTCCTACTTTATATGAACTTGTCCAGTTTCTTTTCTTTGAGCATCTCAACAATCTTTTTGACATCTTGAGCTCTGTTTTTTGCACAAACCAAAACAGCATCTTCTGTCTCTGCAATAATAACATCTGAAACATTGATAGTAGCAATAAGTCTATTGTTCCCATAAATTATACAGTCTCGCGTATCTATACCAACATGCAACGCCTTGATAATGTTTCCGTCCTCATCTGGTGGGAAGATTGCGCCTAAGGAGTCCCATGAACCTACATCATTCCAGCCAAAATCACCCGGTACAACAACAACCTCATCAGCTCTTTCCATTATACCATAGTCAATTGAGATATCCTGCAAACTTGGATATATCTCACTTACATATTTGAATTCATCTTCTGTCCATAGGTATTCATAGATAGAGTAAAATTTATTGTATATTCTTGGCAAAAATCTGTTAAAATTCTGAATAATTGTGTCAAGTTTCCATACAAACATACCACTGTTCCACAGATAGTTACCACTTTTTATATAAGACTTTGCCTTGTCAAATGACGGTTTTTCAACAAATTCCAAAACCTCATATGCTTTTTTGTCATACTTGTCCTGCGAGTCTTTATCAAATTTGATATATCCATATCCAGTTGATGGGAATGTTGGATTAATTCCAATTGTTATTAGTTTATCAGTCTTTTCTGCGATTTCAATACAGGTATTTAACACCTCAGCAAAGCCCTCATTGTCCTTTATATAGTGGTCAGAAGGAAATACACACATGATCCCATCTTCATGTAGTTTTTTAATCTTTAGTGCTGCATATAAAATACATGCAGCTGTATTTCTGCCTATTGGCTCATAGATGATATTATTTCTATCAACCTCGCTATCCAAAACCTTTTCTATCATCTCTTTTTGGTTTATATTTGTCACAATAAATATATTCTTCTTTGGAATTACCTTTGATATCCTATCAATAGTCTCATTGATTAATATGTCATTTCCAGAGAGGTTTAAAAACTGCTTAGGTGATGAACTCCTTGATAAAGGCCAGAACCTTGTGCCGCCACCACCTGCCATAACTACTGCAAATTTCTGCATTTTTAAACCCCTCCTTCAAGCAAAACAAAATAAACTTTAACATTTATATTATACAATATTTTTCAGGTTTTAAAACAGAAAAGATCCAAAGTTTTAAAAAATTTAACTATTTCCTTCTCTGTTCTAAACTCTTGAAAATATCAGTCCAACTCATATC
It contains:
- a CDS encoding acyl-CoA dehydratase activase-related protein encodes the protein MKVGIPNSFCYIGMEKFLANFLSEISDESEVIFSGPTTNEMVEFGVQNSIEEICMPAKVFMGHIEYLVKYKKVDAILLPRLTSLRYRTYSCPKIIGIPDLVKTHYAHMRIISPELNLRNGTSYVNDFLVEFGKHFTNDKRRLKKIVEGFANSKFFEYLPPIAKDKKNILVLGHSYVIFDNNLNKGILQIIKDSGYNPIYPLYHHISDKEITVELQKPFFWSTAQNIYEYFYWTQKNLKLDGIVYLMTFGCGIDSILEELIRRRCKILNLPYLCITLDEHSANLGIQTRIEAFIDMIGWREENENYISAHG
- a CDS encoding GNAT family N-acetyltransferase; the encoded protein is MIIRKATISDIPQILSIYNYEVLNSSSTFDTRPKSTEDFLKLFDMHSYKYPIYVVEDGTNSIIGYGYLSPFSDKEGYSITVEDSIYIHHLHRGKGIGKMLLKFLIQKAREKGFKNIIAKICAENQPSLNLHKSLGFVEVGKLYSVGYKFNRYLDVIILQLNL
- the nth gene encoding endonuclease III produces the protein MTKTQKAIYVIEKLLEIYPEPKCTLDYNKPYELLIATILAAQSTDERVNKITTKLFKKYPTLEHFANANLEELERDIKPVGFYKNKAKSIKETAKILIDKYNGALPDSIEALTKLKGVGRKTANVIMANIFGVPSIIVDTHCMRLSNRIGFVKSKDPDKIEFELRKIVPFDMYTTFSNLMVYHGRATCKARKPKCSECIINNVCDFYKRLSNDIILNV
- the murJ gene encoding murein biosynthesis integral membrane protein MurJ — protein: MSENAKRITKATFLVVVATILSKIFGFFREVVLGAFYGTSYKLDSLIAAQLLPGVFFASILASFSTTFIPIYNEIVVKEGRQRANRFVNKALFLIVTSALLIAIIGWIFSPFIVDIIFKGFDLQKKQLTSQLMRITFFYIIFLGANYIFQGFLQSNENFVIPVLVGLPFNAIIILSAFLKDLFDIYAVAIAFVLGYFSMVIFQIPFAKKKSFKWELDFNINDEYLRKMFKLVLPVFIGSSVMSLNSFVDRYLASYLQEGSISALNYADKLNGLVYGIFSASISAVIYPYLSRFFSSSQQEEFKKYLILSINSLILIMIPITFGVFILSNEIVQVVYERGAFNRKSTYLTSGALMFFSLGYLGYAVRDILSRTFYSIQDTLTPMKNGIFAVAVNIILNVILVRFLQHRGLALGTSIVAYVSVFLLLRSLIEKIGKIDLKNSLVVLLKAIFASVCMLIAIILTKKFVYITTPYLFLTRTINLAIQIFVGVVSYSIVIYSLKVNEIKWLFENSKLVLSKFRDLVAK
- a CDS encoding acyl-CoA dehydratase activase-related protein produces the protein MKITFPHMGNLYMVAKPLFEELGFEVIVPPPNNRKTLEIGKNYSPEFICMPFKLNVGNFVQAIEMGADTIVMFGGCGPCRFGYYGALQKEILKDAGFDVQMIVIEPLHYGVKNFLSEAGKVFAKKNLIGILPKIYSLAKMIDRIEKRVHFLRPREMVKGNVDKIYNRFRIEALKTKGIEQMKKLIETTNVLLDNVYVVDENVKKIGIVGEIYTIIDDFANLNIEKIIGDMGYEVERNLYISYWIDNHLIYPLLRKKDPVVKRYSKDIMENLIGGHARETIAYTKWFESKHFAGVVHVFPLTCMPEIIAKSVLANLRNELRVPLLHIVVDEMEGDVGLKTRLEAFLDLIESRSDKSGQTKLLSWN
- a CDS encoding mannose-1-phosphate guanylyltransferase, with translation MQKFAVVMAGGGGTRFWPLSRSSSPKQFLNLSGNDILINETIDRISKVIPKKNIFIVTNINQKEMIEKVLDSEVDRNNIIYEPIGRNTAACILYAALKIKKLHEDGIMCVFPSDHYIKDNEGFAEVLNTCIEIAEKTDKLITIGINPTFPSTGYGYIKFDKDSQDKYDKKAYEVLEFVEKPSFDKAKSYIKSGNYLWNSGMFVWKLDTIIQNFNRFLPRIYNKFYSIYEYLWTEDEFKYVSEIYPSLQDISIDYGIMERADEVVVVPGDFGWNDVGSWDSLGAIFPPDEDGNIIKALHVGIDTRDCIIYGNNRLIATINVSDVIIAETEDAVLVCAKNRAQDVKKIVEMLKEKKLDKFI